DNA from Paraphotobacterium marinum:
AAAACCTGGAACAGAATTATTAAACGAGTTAAATAATGATAAAATACGACCAGTAATTATTTTTCCAAATCAATATTTATCTGAACCTAATAGAGAGATTGACTCATCTGAAATTCAATCTTTAAATTATGAAAAGTTTCTTTTTATAATTTTAGATGGCAGTTGGTATGAAGCACGTAAAATGTTTAGAAGTAGTGAATATTTAAAAAAATTTCCAGTGCTTTCACTTAACTCAATCCATATTTCTGAATATCGGCTTAGAAGCTCTGATAATAAAACGCACCTTTCAACAGCTGAAGTAGCAGCTAATATTCTTAAGGAGTTTGGTGAGGGGAGCAATGCAAAAAAACTATTTCAGTGGTTTGAGCTTTTTAACTCACATTACATGAATGGAAAAAAAAACATAGATACAAAGAATGATCATTTAATTTCCAAAATTTTAACTAATTAAAGTTTAACTAATTGTTTAGAAATTTTCTGTAAAGATTTTTTCATTTTAGGTGATAAATTATCATTTGATAATAAGTATTGAATGGATTCAAGGCCATTTGAGTTTTTGTTTAATTTCTTATAATTGTTAGCTTGATGTATTTGTGTCTTTTCAAATAGTAATGGGCTTACTTTAGATTCTATATTGATTAAATGAGGATCTAAAGTTTCTCTTAACTTTGACACTAATGAACTTTTTAAAAAATTAAAATACATTTGTGTCGGAGCCGAAAGTACATGAATTTTCAAAATTTTGTGATTATAACTTACTACTTTGATCTTATTATATATTTCTGGTTGAAGTTCTTTTTCTAATGCAGATTCAATAAGACTGTTTTTTTTTGATAATTGGATCGCTTTCATAAATAGAGCATTTTTTAATGCAATATTATCTAACTTCTGTATATTAGACTTAATCATAAACTTCCGTGCAACTTATACATGCTAAAACTTGAGAGCAGTTATAATGAATACTAAAAATAAATATCTAAAAAATAATAAGCCGAAAATGATATTTAATCAATCTTTTAGAGAGCAATCGGACAATTTTAGTAATCCGCAAACAAGAGCATCTTCAGCATCACCTCAAAAAAAAACACATCAAACCAATAATATAGGTGCTAATAACAATCAAAATAATCCTAAAAAAAATACTGCCTATTCTATCCATCATGATGTAGAAGAGAAGTTTGATGAATTAATACAAAATGTCATAGAAATAGCATCATCAAACTATGAAACTGAATTTGGTAGAAGGGCAATTATAAAAGCTAATATTAAGAAGTTCATCCGTGAAAATTTTTATTTGAAGAGAAATGTAACAAACTCCTATGATATTAACCCAGTTAATATTGAAAAAAAATATGACATATTAAATAAAAATTTTGAAGATCATCAAGAACTAATGAGTCAAACAGTAAAATCTGAAAAACCCTTTAGTGAGCATTTATTAAATATTAAAAAGAAAAAAAAAGAATATAAAGAATTTATAGAAAAAAACGGACAAGTCCCAGATAATTTTAGAGTGAAAGATAAGTCAGATGATTTAATTAAAAAAGAAAAAGTTCGTAAAAATAAATTACCTGATATTTTTGAAGATTTAAAAAAAACATTACTTGGTAAAAATTAATTACTTAATTAAGTTTATATTGCTAAGTAAAGGTTCTTATGATACTGGGATTTCACTAAAAAAAGGAATACTAAAAAAATGTATATTGGGATAGACGTAGGTGGAACTAACGTTGTATGTTCTTTTTTGATAAAAATTTTGTACCTTTAAAGTCGGTTAAATACAAAACTCCGATTGATTTATATAGTGATTTTTGACAAAAATAGTAAGTAGTGTAGAGCAATTAGAGAATACTTTTAATCTAGTTGATTCCATTGGCATTGCTTTACCTGGATTCCACAAAAATGAGGTTATTCACTGTGCGAATATCCCATCTATAAATCAAAAGAAATTAATTTGTGACTTAGAAAATTTGCTTAAAAAAAAAATATTTTTTGATAATGATGCAAATTGTTTCTCTTTATCTGAAAGCACTTTATTGAAAAAGAGTGAAAATGAAACACAAGAACACATTTCTCTTGGAATAACAATCGGGACAGGAATAGGAATTGGAATAATTATTGACAATAAAATCATTCATGGACGTAATAAAATATGTAGTGAGTTTGCACACCAGTCCATCCCAATTGATGCCTTTGAAATTTTAGGAAATAAGCTACCAAAATTTAAATGTGGTTGTGGCAAATACAATTGTATTGAGACTTTTGTCTCTGGAACAGGTCTTTCAAATTTATATTATGAAGAAGTAAATAAAAGATTTGAAGCTTCAGATATTTACAGACTCAGTCTTGAAAAAGACACAAATGCACAAAAAGTAATGGAACAATACATAGAGCTATTATGTATATGTTTGTCTAATTTAATATTAACTTTGGATCCCGACGAAATTATAGTTGGCGGGGGAGTTTCTAATATGAATGGAATTTTGGAAGCATTAGTTAATAATATACCAAATTATCTTCTAAATAATATGGAGATGCCAAAAATCAAAAAAGCTATTTTTGAAAATAGCGGGAGTAGAGGAGCTGCTTTGTTGTGCGTTCAGGGTAAATAATTGTTATGCACTATAAGAATGAAGCATTGAAAAAGTGTAAAGGATAAAATTGGGGACTATTTTTTTAAATATCTGTTTTAAATGGCTTACTTCTCACTGTTTAGGGAGCTAAATATAGTTGTGATGATGGTTTTAAATTCAAACTAGCAAGGTATTGTGATATAAAACCATTGGCAGAGCTTAGTAATGCGATTATATATACAGTAAATGAAGGTTCTTACCATCAAGTTTCTTAATGGCATGCCAGTTTTCGAGCTGGCATCCTGGTTCATTTAAAAGTACTAACAAAGAACGGACTAAAAAGCGACTAATTTCAATGCCTAACTAATATCAAAATGATGAAAGTAATGACCAAAATCTCAAATTATATTTTGTTTTTATAAATATTTTAATGCACTATAACTTTATATGTTGTAAAAGATATTACAAGGTAATTAGACATAAATATCAATTTTATTTTGCTAGCGAGCGATACATTTACAATTTTAAAAAAATGTAAAGTAACTTAGATCAAATATATAATGTAAAATACTGTAATATAATAGTTTTTTGAATTCAATTAGTCGATTTGACATTATTCAATGAATCATAACCATAACTTTTTGTATACAAATAAAATTACAAACCATTATAATTCAGTCTGAAAAGAGAATAGTGCAATTAATAAGTGTATCTTGCTTCAATACCTTTTGGTGGTTCTTTTATTAATTAATTTTCTTATAAATATAAAAAAATGAATTGTTTAAATCATTGATTGCTCAACACACTTCACTCTCTTACTGATTTCTTATGCATTTTTAACTAGAAAGACATAGTTTAACTTAATCAATTTCCAAAATCATATATTTGATTTATATAAGGGAATATCATTTCCTGTTATATATTTATTTCTTAAAAAAGAAGATACTTTATCCATCAACATAACAACAAGTACCAACAAAATGGTAATGAATCCTACAACGCCCCAATTCCAAAGCCTCATACTTTCAGAATATACTAAACCAACTCCGCCTGCACCAACAAAACCAAGAACAGCAGCACTTCTAATATTGGATTCTATCTCATAAAGAGAAAAGGATAAAAACTGAGGAAAAGATTGTGTAAAAATGGCAAATCTGTTTTTTTGTATTGATGATGCACCAAGTCCATCTAATCCCTTGCTTGGTTTTTTATCTAAAGAATCGTGGTGATCAGCAAAAAGTCTTCCAAGAAAGCCCACATCAGCAATAAAAATTGCTAAAACTCCGGCAAAAGGGCCCATGCCAACCGCTCTTACAAAGATTAATCCCCATACTGCAATATCAACTGCTCTAAATATATCGAATAACCTTCTTATAAATAAATTAAGAGGTTTCATCCAAATGCTTTTGTTGAGTGTTCTAGCTGCTAAAAAGGACAACAAAATTGCAACAAGCGATCCCATTGTTGTAGCTGTAATAACAATAGCAA
Protein-coding regions in this window:
- a CDS encoding tRNA-uridine aminocarboxypropyltransferase, which translates into the protein MIKINDYFHLYKEAKLNSTKPFKARGSKITRCHRCFLKDSLCICEYRKTLETNANFLILMHSNEILKPSNTGKLIVDLFPKTKCFKWDRKKPGTELLNELNNDKIRPVIIFPNQYLSEPNREIDSSEIQSLNYEKFLFIILDGSWYEARKMFRSSEYLKKFPVLSLNSIHISEYRLRSSDNKTHLSTAEVAANILKEFGEGSNAKKLFQWFELFNSHYMNGKKNIDTKNDHLISKILTN
- a CDS encoding DUF721 domain-containing protein; this encodes MIKSNIQKLDNIALKNALFMKAIQLSKKNSLIESALEKELQPEIYNKIKVVSYNHKILKIHVLSAPTQMYFNFLKSSLVSKLRETLDPHLINIESKVSPLLFEKTQIHQANNYKKLNKNSNGLESIQYLLSNDNLSPKMKKSLQKISKQLVKL
- a CDS encoding ROK family protein, which gives rise to MTKIVSSVEQLENTFNLVDSIGIALPGFHKNEVIHCANIPSINQKKLICDLENLLKKKIFFDNDANCFSLSESTLLKKSENETQEHISLGITIGTGIGIGIIIDNKIIHGRNKICSEFAHQSIPIDAFEILGNKLPKFKCGCGKYNCIETFVSGTGLSNLYYEEVNKRFEASDIYRLSLEKDTNAQKVMEQYIELLCICLSNLILTLDPDEIIVGGGVSNMNGILEALVNNIPNYLLNNMEMPKIKKAIFENSGSRGAALLCVQGK
- the phnE gene encoding phosphonate ABC transporter, permease protein PhnE, with the translated sequence MKPNNFKVDQDKKIMLDTVKKKYTNYLIKIFCGSIILIAYYYVFFKQYGPDMNKAFHGLKDFFTFITYMFYWKDFFHWPFKYYIGQVLITIAIVITATTMGSLVAILLSFLAARTLNKSIWMKPLNLFIRRLFDIFRAVDIAVWGLIFVRAVGMGPFAGVLAIFIADVGFLGRLFADHHDSLDKKPSKGLDGLGASSIQKNRFAIFTQSFPQFLSFSLYEIESNIRSAAVLGFVGAGGVGLVYSESMRLWNWGVVGFITILLVLVVMLMDKVSSFLRNKYITGNDIPLYKSNI